A region from the Atribacteraceae bacterium genome encodes:
- a CDS encoding carboxypeptidase-like regulatory domain-containing protein has protein sequence MKPTRYFFRSVLVLVLAAFLTGCAGVNIPSWEDQRSVPPSVSGGTLSGFINNRANGRPMAGSTVSLNGGQHTVLTGPNGSYRFTSLPTGIHQLSVSATGFFSFQTSIRIRQNRETRLNIRLRPDGTTTLNPTPSPIPTLTPIPSPIPSPSLTPTPSIGGITQANLDLVRRFGWGGNNVARWPNGTVGVHDSTNASWMPNILNRWNEVIAGPTTFIISNDATSPVTIIYDEGVRNFGHGVWGVCTVWVRNWAIYRARVSILPPGNWYGWHMTPTESLYMHELGHVVGFGGHTSDGGVMDAIANGSTTITSTVHRMLNTLYQLPIGHPLARHSNVPRDGVFTIPLKNPFQ, from the coding sequence GTGGGAAGACCAGCGTTCAGTTCCGCCATCGGTTAGCGGTGGAACACTTTCGGGGTTCATTAATAACCGGGCAAACGGTCGGCCGATGGCTGGCAGCACCGTGTCTTTGAACGGCGGGCAGCACACTGTCCTGACTGGCCCGAATGGAAGTTATCGTTTCACCAGCCTGCCAACGGGAATCCACCAGTTATCGGTTAGTGCGACAGGGTTTTTCAGCTTTCAAACCAGCATCAGAATACGTCAAAACCGTGAAACAAGGTTGAACATTCGCCTACGTCCGGACGGTACCACCACTTTAAACCCCACTCCTTCTCCAATCCCTACCCTGACTCCGATTCCCAGCCCGATCCCCTCTCCCTCTCTGACCCCCACCCCTTCTATCGGCGGTATCACCCAAGCGAATCTGGATCTCGTCCGCCGGTTCGGCTGGGGCGGGAACAACGTCGCCCGTTGGCCCAACGGGACAGTCGGGGTTCATGACTCAACCAACGCCTCTTGGATGCCGAACATTCTCAACCGCTGGAACGAGGTCATCGCTGGTCCGACCACCTTCATCATCAGCAATGATGCGACCAGTCCAGTCACCATCATTTACGACGAAGGAGTCCGGAACTTCGGCCACGGAGTCTGGGGCGTGTGTACCGTCTGGGTGCGGAATTGGGCGATCTACCGGGCCCGGGTGTCTATCCTTCCCCCGGGGAACTGGTACGGCTGGCACATGACTCCCACCGAATCGCTCTATATGCACGAGTTAGGACATGTCGTAGGCTTCGGCGGTCACACCAGTGACGGTGGAGTTATGGATGCCATAGCCAACGGGAGCACCACTATCACCTCAACCGTCCACCGGATGCTCAATACTCTGTACCAGCTCCCCATCGGGCATCCACTCGCCCGGCATTCCAACGTGCCCAGGGACGGGGTTTTTACGATACCGCTGAAAAATCCCTTCCAGTAG